In Deltaproteobacteria bacterium, the genomic window ATTGGTGATCCAAAGCTTTGATCCGTTTAAGATCCACTTGTCGCCTTTGTCTTCTGCGCGAAGTTTCAGCGCGAACGCGTCGGATCCAGACGTGCTTTCTGACAAGCAATAGGCGCCCACCCACTCGCGCGCAAGTTTCGGAAGGTATTTGGAGCGAATAGCTTCGGTACCAAACCGCAGAAATGCGTTGGTCACCAAAGTGTTTTGCACATCCATTAAAACTGAAATCGAACCATCAACCCGCGCAAGCTCTTCGACTGCCAGGCAGGCCATTGTGAAGGTGCCACCTGTGCCACCATATTTTTCCGGCGACTCGACGCCCATCAGTCCCATTTCGAAAAGTTTGGGAAGTAGAGCCGGTTCAATCTTGGCAGCTTCGTCCATCTTCGAAACCAAAGGCTTGATTTCGGCTTCCGCAAAAGTGCGCACAGCGTCGCGAAATGCGAGTTCGTCTTCACTTAGAGTTGTCAATGCTGGGCGTGCTGATTCTTGAGACATGGCGAGGCCTCCGTAAGACATGGTTGCGATCAAGTTTTATCTCGTAGTAGTTTTGCGTCAAGTTCTCATACAACGAACGGACCCAACAAAATGGGATGGAGTAGATGTGTCGGCAAATCAGTCTGGTTCAGCGAGTGTGGTGAGGGTTTTGGTCGCAAAGCCAGGTCTTGATGGACACGATCGCGGTGCAAAGGTTGTGGCCCGAGGCTTACGAGATGCTGGATTTGAAGTCATTTATACCGGTCTCCACCAAACGCCCGATATGGTTGTAGCGGCGGCGCTTCAAGAGGACGTCGATGTGATTGGTCTTTCCATATTGTCTGGCGCCCATTTACCGCTTGTGCACGCGGTGCAAGATCGAATGAAGGCGGCGAATATAAAAAAACCTATTTTTGTAGGCGGCATCATTCCGCCCGACGATGCAAAGGCACTTTTGGATTCGGGAGTCGCGGCGGTATTTGGACCCGGATCTTCCATCAAAGAAATTTCCGATCGTATTCATGAACTGGTGGATCACGCATGAAGCTAAAACTCTTTCGGTTGCTGGGCTTTTTGGTTCTGATGGTGACGTTTCAGCTTCCGAATGTAGCCGCAAGTCGCAGCGAGTTCTTGGCGAATCTCGGGCAAGGGATGGTCAAAAAAGGTGATGCTAAATACCAGGATCGTTGGACACTTGGAAGTTGGTTTGAAACTCAGCGCCAGACACGGCTACAGGACATGTGGCTAGCGGGAAATCGTGAGGATGACATCTATGATTTCATGCTTGGCGGGCGAACAGGAGTTAGAACAACTACAACGGGCGGGGTCGAATCGAGTCTGCGGTCGCGCGGTACCCAGGCGGAGGCCATAGCTTACGCAACATTGGTCGGCCTGGAAGGCCAGTACATGGATCTTGAAACTGAGGGATCGAGATGGCAGGGGGCATTGGGTTTAAGGTTGATCGGTGATTCGCAGCAAAATACCAATCTCACGGTACTTTACGGAATAGGTTCGAACCTGGAGGTTGATCCAAGCAGCCAAACCGCTGATGAAGTTCAAAACCATCACGCCGAAGCCAGGGTGACGCTTTACCTGACGCGGGCTTTCGGTGTGGAAGC contains:
- a CDS encoding cobalamin B12-binding domain-containing protein, with protein sequence MVAIKFYLVVVLRQVLIQRTDPTKWDGVDVSANQSGSASVVRVLVAKPGLDGHDRGAKVVARGLRDAGFEVIYTGLHQTPDMVVAAALQEDVDVIGLSILSGAHLPLVHAVQDRMKAANIKKPIFVGGIIPPDDAKALLDSGVAAVFGPGSSIKEISDRIHELVDHA